One window of the Novipirellula artificiosorum genome contains the following:
- a CDS encoding RNA polymerase sigma factor: MVLLIPNDFPRFRGGGVPVQQSSSSTSPTLLDRVREFDAAAWDRLTKLYGPIVYRWCRQAGLQDNDAADVSQEVFRAVAGGIGEFHREKPGGGFRAWLWTITRNKIRDHFRWLSRRPGGIGGSEANERLQNVPDRVIEELDPLGDFDTTGCVAHRALEFVRLEFEERTFQAFVRTTVGGQRSAEVALDLGMSVGAVCTAKWRVLRRLREELDGLI, translated from the coding sequence ATGGTGCTCTTGATACCGAATGACTTTCCCCGTTTCCGCGGCGGCGGTGTGCCTGTGCAACAAAGCTCCAGTTCGACATCACCAACCCTATTGGACCGTGTCCGAGAGTTTGACGCTGCGGCCTGGGATCGGTTGACCAAGCTCTACGGTCCAATCGTCTATCGCTGGTGTCGGCAAGCGGGGTTGCAGGACAACGATGCGGCGGATGTCTCACAGGAGGTCTTTCGAGCCGTTGCGGGCGGCATTGGCGAGTTTCATCGCGAAAAACCTGGCGGAGGATTTCGCGCATGGTTGTGGACCATCACGCGGAACAAGATCCGAGACCACTTCCGTTGGCTGTCCCGACGACCCGGGGGAATCGGTGGGTCGGAGGCAAACGAACGGTTGCAGAATGTTCCCGATCGGGTCATCGAGGAACTGGATCCGCTTGGTGATTTCGACACCACCGGTTGTGTTGCCCATCGAGCCTTGGAGTTCGTGCGGCTCGAGTTCGAAGAACGGACCTTTCAAGCGTTTGTCCGCACGACCGTGGGTGGCCAGCGATCGGCCGAAGTGGCCCTCGACCTTGGGATGAGCGTTGGGGCCGTTTGTACCGCAAAATGGCGAGTCCTGCGACGGCTGCGAGAAGAACTGGATGGCTTGATCTAA
- a CDS encoding serine/threonine protein kinase produces the protein MTQLNCPQRDQLTAFLQGQIAAGQASLIGEHLDVCDECRALIDTISDNSDTLVSALARPKPINEYANESAFARVESLIQAVGREPSLLKASQNASSVDENAEKMGQIGQYELLAKLGEGGMGAVYKALHTRLKKVVALKVLPENRLRDTRAVARFEREMEAVGRLEHVNIVRAMDANVYEGNHYLVIEYVDGVDLADLVRTIGPLPIADACELIRQAAIGLQHAHEHSLVHRDIKPSNIMLSSEGQVKILDLGLARLHNGQQDELTSKGQMMGTLDYMAPEQTGHSHDVDIRADIYSLGATLYKLLCGHAPYSHPRYDTAVKKLAALAIEPIPPIEELRSEVPDRLATAVHKMLAKEADERFATPIEVVDALTPLTEAADLNMLFARFATRSSSATEESNASWLTGQPTENYLSNPMTETQSNAADANAALSPPTTVETLSDRHDRASKLQPEPAPALAVSSSTSDRNRRPRVLVATAMMGFGAFLAAVMIIRLATDKGEITIQSFDPQVEVTVKRNGEVVDGFQIAQRPDGTSYYSGQYEIVIKDPQWKSDEISVKNGTFKLSRGDTVLVEIVRKEGVVSTPVADPANDDLDRKVAEAVLKQGFDGLILVLKSNGEERRPVPGDALPDPSEPFFISYLSVKLAINDSSDLLSDIGRLSHLNGLNFYNTGAPQASWQDLSPLSGLTQLEHFSRA, from the coding sequence ATGACGCAACTCAATTGCCCCCAACGCGACCAGCTCACCGCGTTTCTGCAGGGTCAAATTGCCGCAGGACAAGCCAGCCTGATCGGCGAGCACCTCGATGTGTGTGACGAATGTCGAGCCTTGATCGACACCATCAGTGACAACTCTGACACGTTGGTTTCCGCTTTGGCTCGCCCCAAGCCCATCAACGAGTATGCCAACGAATCTGCGTTTGCGCGAGTGGAGTCGTTGATCCAGGCGGTGGGCCGAGAACCGTCATTGCTCAAGGCTAGCCAGAACGCCTCATCTGTTGATGAGAACGCTGAAAAAATGGGACAGATTGGCCAGTACGAGTTGTTGGCCAAATTGGGCGAAGGCGGCATGGGAGCGGTCTACAAAGCGCTGCACACTCGGCTCAAAAAAGTTGTGGCCTTGAAGGTTTTGCCAGAGAACCGGTTGCGGGATACACGAGCGGTTGCACGGTTTGAACGCGAAATGGAAGCGGTGGGTCGCCTAGAGCATGTAAACATTGTCCGCGCCATGGATGCCAATGTCTACGAGGGCAATCACTATCTGGTAATCGAATACGTCGACGGCGTCGATCTTGCGGATTTGGTTCGGACAATCGGACCGCTACCCATCGCCGATGCATGTGAACTGATCCGTCAGGCGGCGATAGGTCTTCAACACGCGCACGAACACAGCCTCGTGCATCGCGATATCAAGCCATCGAACATCATGCTTTCGAGCGAGGGTCAGGTTAAAATTCTCGATCTCGGTTTGGCTCGATTGCACAATGGGCAGCAGGATGAATTGACGTCGAAGGGCCAAATGATGGGGACGCTCGATTACATGGCGCCGGAACAGACCGGACACTCTCATGATGTCGATATCCGAGCCGACATCTACAGCCTCGGTGCGACGCTCTACAAGTTGCTCTGTGGACACGCCCCGTACTCGCACCCGCGCTACGACACGGCCGTCAAGAAGTTAGCAGCCTTGGCGATCGAACCAATCCCGCCCATTGAAGAGCTACGAAGCGAGGTCCCTGACCGACTCGCCACGGCTGTCCACAAGATGTTGGCCAAAGAGGCTGACGAGCGGTTTGCAACACCCATCGAAGTCGTCGACGCCCTGACACCGTTGACCGAAGCTGCGGACTTGAACATGCTGTTCGCCCGCTTTGCAACACGATCAAGCTCAGCAACCGAGGAGTCCAACGCAAGCTGGCTAACGGGCCAGCCGACCGAGAATTACCTCAGCAATCCGATGACCGAGACCCAGTCAAACGCGGCGGATGCCAACGCCGCACTGTCTCCTCCTACCACCGTAGAAACTTTGTCGGACAGGCACGATCGAGCGAGCAAGCTTCAGCCGGAACCCGCGCCCGCCCTCGCAGTCTCTTCGTCAACATCAGATCGAAATCGACGTCCAAGGGTGCTCGTTGCGACGGCGATGATGGGTTTTGGGGCGTTCCTTGCTGCGGTCATGATCATTCGCTTGGCCACCGACAAAGGAGAGATCACGATCCAGTCCTTCGATCCGCAGGTCGAGGTCACGGTCAAGCGAAATGGCGAAGTAGTCGATGGTTTCCAAATCGCCCAGCGGCCCGATGGCACATCGTACTACTCGGGCCAGTATGAAATCGTGATTAAGGATCCGCAATGGAAGAGCGACGAGATCAGCGTCAAGAATGGGACGTTCAAACTATCTCGTGGCGATACGGTGCTGGTTGAAATCGTTCGTAAGGAGGGAGTGGTTTCCACGCCCGTCGCCGATCCTGCCAACGACGACCTCGATCGCAAGGTTGCCGAAGCAGTGCTCAAACAGGGTTTCGACGGACTCATTCTCGTGTTGAAATCGAATGGCGAAGAGCGACGGCCTGTACCAGGAGATGCATTGCCGGACCCCAGCGAACCTTTCTTTATTTCGTATC